The genomic region ATCGCGCGGCGGCGGCGGTCGGCGGGCGGATCGACGCAATCTTCTTCTGCCCGCATACCGCCGAGGACCAGTGCGATTGCAGGAAGCCGAAGCCCGGCATGCTGCAGCAGATCATCGACCGCTTCGAGATCGATCCGGAAGATACGCCTGTCGTCGGCGATGCGCTGCGCGATCTTCAGGCGGGCGCCGCGCTCGGCTTTCCGGTGCATCTGGTGCTGACCGGCAAGGGCGCAAAAACGCTCGCGCAAGGCAACCTGCCCGAAGGCACGCAGGTTCACAAGGACTTGCGCGCGTTCGCGCTCGACTTTCTCGCGCGGCAGCACGACTGACCGTGCGCGCCGCCGCCACGTATGCCACGTATGCCACGTATCGCTGAGGCTTCATGCGCTTCATCCGTTCCTTGCTGTTGATGCTGTACTTCGTCGTGTACACGGTGCCGTATGCGACCGCGTGTTTCGTCGCGTTTCCGTTCATGCGCGCGCACAACCGCTACTGGATGGCCGCCGGCTGGTGCAAGTCGACGATCGTCGTGCTGCGATATCTCGTCGGCATCCGCTACACGATCGAGGGCATGGAGAATCTGCCCAACGGTCCCGCCGTGCTGCTCTCGAAGCATCAGTCCGCGTGGGAGACGCTCGCGTTTCCCGCGCTGATGCCGCGTCCGCTCTGCTATGTGTTCAAGCGCGAACTGCTCTACGTGCCGTTCTTCGGATGGGCGCTCGGCCTCCTGAAGATGGTTCACATCGACCGGTCGCAGGGCCGCGATGCCTTCGCCTCCGTCACGCGGCAGGGCCGCGCGCGCATGGACGAAGGCGCGTGGGTCATCATGTTTCCTGAAGGCACGCGCACGCGAGTGGGCGCGCAGGGCAAGTACAAGACCGGCGGCGCGCGCTTCGCGGTGGCGACGGGCGCGCCTGTCGTGCCGATCGCGCACAACGCCGGGCACGTCTGGCCGCGCAATTCGTTCCTCAAATATCCGGGTATAGTCACGGTGTCGATCGGCAAGCCCATCGATACCGCCGGTCTCTCGCCCGAAGAAGTGAACACGCGCGTCGAGAACTGGATCGAGACCGAGATGCGCCGGATCGATCCGCTCGCGTATGCGTCGCCGGGCGAAGCGCCGCATCAAGCCGGCGCCGCGGGTGCGGGCCGCTGACGCGGCCTTGCATCCGAAGTCATCGAGCCGCGGCGTGCCTCACCCGTTCCTGTCGTCATTCCTGCGCCGCGAGCGCAAAGCCGAGCCGATGTCGAAGCCTCCCTCGCGACAGCGCCCCGCGGTCGCGCTCGATACCCTGCAACTCGATCTCCCGTTCGAGCACGCGCCTTCATCGCCGCCCGCTGCCGCGCCCGCCTCCTTGCGCGGCGAGGTGCCTTTGAGCGATCCGGTGAAACCCGCCCCGCTTCCCGACGGCATGCGACTGCGGCGCATCGTGCTCGGCGCGCGCTCGCTCGATTACCGGTTCAAGCGCTCGGCGCGCCGCACCATCGGCTTTTGCATCGACGCGACCGGACTCACGATTACCGCGCCGCGTTGGGTGACGATCGCGGACATCGAAAGCGCAATCGTCGACAAGCAGAACTGGATCTTGCGCAAGCTCGCCGAATGGCAGACGCGCGTGGAGCAGCGCGCGCTGCCGCGCATCGAATGGCAGGACGGCGCAGAGCTTCCGTTTCTCGGCAAGACGATCCGCGTGTACCTGAATCCGGCCGCGAGCGCGCTGTCCTTCGACGCCGAAAGCGGCGTTCTCGCGCTCGCCCTGCCCGCGCTCGCCGACGCGCAGCACATCAAGGACCGCGTGCAAGGCTGGCTGCAAAGCGAAGCGCGGCGCATCTTCGGCGAGCGGCTTGCGGCGTATGCGCAAAAGCTCGGCGTCGAATTCCGTTCGTATGCGCTCTCATCGGCGGCGACGCGCTGGGGCAGTTGTTCGAGCGATGGCAAGATTCGCCTCAACTGGCGGTTGATCCACTTTCCGATGTCGATCATCGATTACGTGGTCGCGCACGAACTCGCGCATCTGCGTGAAATGAACCATAGCCCGCGCTTCTGGCAGACGGTCGAGTCCATCTTTCCGGAGTTCCGCGAGGCGCGGCATACGCTCAAGCATCATCCGCCGGACCTGCTTCCTGCGCTCTGAGCGCGCTTTGAGCGCGCTCTGAGAGCGCCTGAGCGCGCGCCTGGGACGGACGGTACAATTTCAGACACCCCGCAATCGCGGCCTTGGCGCCGCCGTCCAACACAACAGGAACCTCACCATGCGACTCCTCCACACGATGCTGCGCGTCGGCGACCTGCAGCGTTCCATCGATTTCTACACGCGCATTCTCGGCATGAAAGTGCTGCGTCAGAGCGAAAACACCGAGTACAAGTACACGCTGGCGTTCGTCGGCTACGGCGACGAGAGCGAGAACAGCGTGCTCGAACTGACGTACAACTGGGGCGTCGAGAGGTACGAAATGGGCACGGCATACGGCCATATCGCGCTCGAGGTGGATAGCGCGGCGCAAGCGTGCGACCGTATCCGCGAAGCGGGCGGCAAGGTCACGCGCGAAGCCGGCCCGGTGAAGGGCGGCAAGACGGTGATCGCGTTCGTGGAAGATCCGGACGGCTACAAGATCGAGCTGATCGAAAAGCATTCCTGATCGGCGATTTCCTTGCATGCGTGCGCGCTGCGTTCAAAACGCCAGCGCGCTTTTTTTCTTTCGAGCGATGCGCCGCCTCAACCTTCGATGCGCCCGCGTGTGACGCCTAGCAAATCGGCCATCGCGCGACGGGCGGCATCGGCATCGCGCGCGGCGATGGCATCGAACACGGCCGTATGTTCGGCGAGCGACGCGTTGTACACCTCGGCGCGCTTCGCGTTCAGACGCAACTGGCCTTCCAGCGTGCGCTCGATCAGCGCGCCCAGCGGCACGAGCAATTCGTTGCTGCATGCCGCGAGCACGCTCAGGTGGAAGTCGAGATCCGCGCGCACCCATTCATCGACGTTTTGCGCGTTCACCATCGCGCGATGCGCCTCTTCCAGCCGCGTCAGCGTGTCCGGCGCGTGATTCACGGCGGCGAGCGCGGCAGCGTAAGGCTCGATCATCTCGCGCATTTCCTGCAGCTTGAGCGCGAACGTCATCGGCGGCGCGACGCGCGAATACCAGTCGAGCATGTCGGCGTCGAGCAGATTCCACGCTTGTTTCGGACGCACGCGCGTGCCGACTTTCGGGCGAGATTCGATCAGCCCTTTCGACGTGAGCGTGCGCAACGCCTCGCGCAGCACGGTGCGACTGACGCCGAAGCGCTCCATCAGTTCGGCTTCGCGCGGCAACGGCGAGCCGGGCGCGTGGTCGCCGCGCAGGATGCCCATGCCGAGTTCGTGCGCCACGCGGCCATGCAGATCGCGGTGAATGATGAACTCCTTGTCGGCGTGATCGGTTGCGCGTGATTATGCTGCATCGAATCACGGTCCCGAAGACTTGCCATCCAATAGTACTATTAATACGATCAGACACGCCGCTTTTTGCTACTATGGAGACCCTTGCCGGAGACGCTCCCATGAAAATCACGAAACTCGAAACCTTCATCGTTCCACCGCGCTGGTGCTTCCTCAAGATCGAAACCGACGAGGGCATTACCGGCTGGGGCGAACCTGTCGTCGAGGGCCGCGCGCATACGGTCGCCGCCGCCGTCGATGAACTCGCGGATTACCTGATCGGCAAAGATCCGCGACATATCGAAGACTTGTGGCAGGTGATGTATCGCTCGGGCTTCTATCGCGGCGGGCCGATCGGCATGAGCGCGATCGCGGGCGTCGATCAGGCGCTGTGGGACATTCTCGGCAAGCATCACGGCGTACCGGTTCACGCGCTGCTCGGCGGCCCGGTGCGCGACAAGATAAAGGTCTATTCGTGGATCGGCGGCGACCGTCCGAGCGACGTCGCGAACAATGCGCGCGCCGTGGTCGAGCGTGGCTTCAAGGCCGTGAAGATGAACGGCTCCGAAGAGCTTCAGATGATCGACACCTTCGACAAGGTGCAAGGCGTGATCGACAACGTGCGCGCCGTGCGCGAAGCGGTCGGGCCGAACGTGGGCATCGGCGTCGACTTTCATGGCCGCGTGCACAAGCCGATGGCGAAGGTGCTCGCGAAGGAACTCGATCCGTTCAAGCTCATGTTCATCGAAGAGCCGGTGTTGTCGGAGAACGTCGAGGCGCTGCGCGATATCGTCAATCAGACGAGCACGCCCATCGCGCTCGGCGAGCGGCTCTACTCTCGATGGGACTTCAAGCACATTCTCGCGGGCGGCTATGTGGACATCATTCAGCCGGACGCGTCGCACGCGGGCGGGCTGACGGAATGCCGCAAGATCGCGTCGATGGCCGAAGCCTACGATGTCGCGCTCGCGCTGCACTGTCCGCTCGGGCCGATTGCGCTTGCTACCTGCCTGCAGATCGACGCGGTCAGTTACAACGCGTTCATTCAGGAGCAAAGCCTCGGCATTCACTACAACACGGGCAACGACCTGCTCGATTACATCAAGAATCCCGAAGTCTTCAAGTACGACGACGGCATGGTC from Caballeronia sp. Lep1P3 harbors:
- the gloA gene encoding lactoylglutathione lyase translates to MRLLHTMLRVGDLQRSIDFYTRILGMKVLRQSENTEYKYTLAFVGYGDESENSVLELTYNWGVERYEMGTAYGHIALEVDSAAQACDRIREAGGKVTREAGPVKGGKTVIAFVEDPDGYKIELIEKHS
- a CDS encoding FadR/GntR family transcriptional regulator; translated protein: MGILRGDHAPGSPLPREAELMERFGVSRTVLREALRTLTSKGLIESRPKVGTRVRPKQAWNLLDADMLDWYSRVAPPMTFALKLQEMREMIEPYAAALAAVNHAPDTLTRLEEAHRAMVNAQNVDEWVRADLDFHLSVLAACSNELLVPLGALIERTLEGQLRLNAKRAEVYNASLAEHTAVFDAIAARDADAARRAMADLLGVTRGRIEG
- the dgoD gene encoding galactonate dehydratase; this encodes MKITKLETFIVPPRWCFLKIETDEGITGWGEPVVEGRAHTVAAAVDELADYLIGKDPRHIEDLWQVMYRSGFYRGGPIGMSAIAGVDQALWDILGKHHGVPVHALLGGPVRDKIKVYSWIGGDRPSDVANNARAVVERGFKAVKMNGSEELQMIDTFDKVQGVIDNVRAVREAVGPNVGIGVDFHGRVHKPMAKVLAKELDPFKLMFIEEPVLSENVEALRDIVNQTSTPIALGERLYSRWDFKHILAGGYVDIIQPDASHAGGLTECRKIASMAEAYDVALALHCPLGPIALATCLQIDAVSYNAFIQEQSLGIHYNTGNDLLDYIKNPEVFKYDDGMVSIPQGPGLGIEVNEDKVREMAKIGHRWRNPVWRHADGSVAEW
- a CDS encoding M48 family metallopeptidase, which encodes MSKPPSRQRPAVALDTLQLDLPFEHAPSSPPAAAPASLRGEVPLSDPVKPAPLPDGMRLRRIVLGARSLDYRFKRSARRTIGFCIDATGLTITAPRWVTIADIESAIVDKQNWILRKLAEWQTRVEQRALPRIEWQDGAELPFLGKTIRVYLNPAASALSFDAESGVLALALPALADAQHIKDRVQGWLQSEARRIFGERLAAYAQKLGVEFRSYALSSAATRWGSCSSDGKIRLNWRLIHFPMSIIDYVVAHELAHLREMNHSPRFWQTVESIFPEFREARHTLKHHPPDLLPAL
- the gmhB gene encoding D-glycero-beta-D-manno-heptose 1,7-bisphosphate 7-phosphatase yields the protein MNRRLVILDRDGVINVDSDAFIKSPEEWVAIPGSLEAIARLNQAGYRVAIASNQSGIGRGLFDMAALNAMHQKMNRAAAAVGGRIDAIFFCPHTAEDQCDCRKPKPGMLQQIIDRFEIDPEDTPVVGDALRDLQAGAALGFPVHLVLTGKGAKTLAQGNLPEGTQVHKDLRAFALDFLARQHD
- a CDS encoding 1-acyl-sn-glycerol-3-phosphate acyltransferase → MRFIRSLLLMLYFVVYTVPYATACFVAFPFMRAHNRYWMAAGWCKSTIVVLRYLVGIRYTIEGMENLPNGPAVLLSKHQSAWETLAFPALMPRPLCYVFKRELLYVPFFGWALGLLKMVHIDRSQGRDAFASVTRQGRARMDEGAWVIMFPEGTRTRVGAQGKYKTGGARFAVATGAPVVPIAHNAGHVWPRNSFLKYPGIVTVSIGKPIDTAGLSPEEVNTRVENWIETEMRRIDPLAYASPGEAPHQAGAAGAGR